A segment of the Phycisphaerae bacterium RAS1 genome:
GGCGCGCTCATTCGGCGCCGGCGCCGCGGCGGACAAGCTCCACGAGGTGCAAGGATGATCTTCGGAAAAATGTGGCGGGCGCTTCAGGCGCAGCTCAACAAGCTGGCCAACCTGTTCTGGACGGCCGATCCGATCGCGCAGATGCAGTACGAATACGACCTGGCGGTCGAGCAGATGAAGACCGGGCGCGAGGGGCTGGAGCAGTATCGCGGGCTGGTGGAGCGCGTCACGGCGCAGGTCATCCGCGACAAGCAGCACGTCGCCAGCCTGGAGGCCAAGATCAAGGCGTATCTTCAGGCCGGCGAACGCGAAACGGCCGCCCGCTTCGCGCTGGAGCTTCAGAAGGCCAAGCAGGAACTGGCCGACAACGAGGCCCAGCTCAAGATGCACGAGGAGGCCTACAACAACAACCTCACCAAGATCAAGCACGCCAGCGGCAAGCTCGCCAAGGTCCGCCAGAACATCGCCAAGTACGACGCCGAACTGAAAATGAGCCGGGCCGAGGCGGAGATGGCGAAGGTAGCCGGAACGCTGAACGTCGATGTCACCACCGATTTCGGCCAGATCGAGCAGGTCATTCAGGACCAGATCAGCAAGAACCGCGGCAAGGCGCGCGTCGCCGCCGATTTGTCGAGCGACGGCGTGATCGACGTGAAGCGCGAGCAGGCGGCGGAGGCGGCCCTGGCGGACGTGGCCTTGCGCGATTTCGAAGTGCAGATGGGGCTGGTGACGCCGGATACGGCGAAGGTGTCGGCCGCTGCGAAGGAGCTGGGGCCAGCGGAAAAGGCCAAGGAAACGGCGTGATGCGAGAGCGCCGATACGGGTCAGAACGCGAAGCGCAAGCGAGCGCACGGTCAGAATGCGAAGCGCAAGCGAGCGCGGCCGGCGGTGGCGTTGAGGTCTGCTCACGGCTGCGCTCGCTTGCGCTTCGCGTTCTGACAATCGAGCGGCTCACACGGAGCGGCCGCTGATGGACGCCGAATCGCCGGCTGCGCGTTCAACGATGAGCCTCCCCGCCTGGTATCCGGGCTGGGCGGCATCGCTCGGCGAGGCGTATTTCGCGGGGACGTCGTGCGTTTTCCTGCTCCACGGCAATGTGCACGACTTGACGCCGCGCGAGCCGGCGGCGGCGGAGCGGTACTCCAGTCTTCCCGATTTCCTCGCCTCGCAGGTCTTCGGCAAGTGGGACATTGTCCTCAGCTACGACCTCGGCCGCGGGCTGAAGCCGATGCCCGGCGGCGACCCGGCGCGGCTTCAAGAAATGGTGAAGTACCTCACCGCCCGCGTGGGCGATCTGAACGCCGTCCCGCGCGATCCGGAGAATGTGCTGCTGCTGCTCGACCGGCTGCTGGAGCGGAATCTCCTCGAAGACGACGCCGCGAAGCGAAAGAGCATCGCGATCGTGCTGCCCTATGCCCAGTATCTCGTCCCGGCCGGCGACGTGGGCGGCATGGCTCGCGGACAGGGGGCGAACCTGGTTCGTCTGCTGAGCTGGGCCCAGAATCCTTATCTCAAGCGGCTGAACGTCGCGTTCGTGCTCATCGCCGAGCGGCTGCCTGAGTTGAATGATCGGCTCGTGCAGAATCCGCACGTCACGACCGTCGAAGTGCCCATGCCCGATCGGACCGCGCGGCTGGCGTTTGTTCAATCCGCGTCCGCCGGCGCGAAGCTGGAGGACATCGCCGAGTTCACCGGCGAGCAGCTCGCCGACGTGTCGAACGGCCTGAGTCTGGTCAGTCTCAACATCCTGCTCTCACAGGCCAGACAATCGGGCAGGAAGCTCGATGCCACGCGCTTTAAGCAGCTCAAGAAGGCGATGATCGAGCGGCAGTGCCAGGGCTTGATCGAGTTCATCGAGCCGCCGCATAAGCTCGACCTGCTGGTCGGCCAGGAAGCGGCCAAGAAGCGGCTGGCCGACGACGCGGCGCTGATCCTCAAGGGCCGGCTCGACACGGCCCCAATGGGATATCTCTTCTGCGGCCCGGTCGGCACCGGCAAGACGTTCCTGGCCGAGTGCTACGCCGGCTCGATCGGAATCCCGTGCGTCAAGCTGCTCAATTTCCGCTCGAAGTACGTAGGCGAGAGCGAGGCGAACCTGCAGCAGGTGCTGGGCGTGCTGCGCTCGCTCGGGCCGGTGGTCGTCATCATCGACGAGGCCGACGCGGCGCTGGGCGACCGCAGCAGCGGCGGCGATTCGGGCACATCGAGCCGCATCTTCAGCATGATCGCCAGCCAGATGGGCGACACGCGCTACCGCGGCAAGATCATCTGGATGCTGCTCACCAGCCGGCCGGACCTGCTGCCGATCGACCTGAAGCGCCAGGGTCGGGCGGAGGTGCACATTCCGCTTTTCTATCCGCAGGATGCGGCGGAATTGAAGGCGATGGTGCTGGCCATGGCGAAAAAGAACAAGGTGAAGCTGGCGGCTGACGCCGTGGACGTGCTGAAGCCGCAGCAGAACCTGAGCGGGTCGGACATTGAGAGCGTGGTGCTGGCGGCCAATCGGCTGGGGCTGGCGGCGGGGCGCGAAGAGGTGACGCGCGCTGACATTGAGGCGGCGTTTGGCGAGTTTGTGCCGTCGGCTCAGGGATTGGAGAAACAGTTGCAGGAAATCGCCGCTGTGCTGGAATGCACGCAGCTCTCGTTCTTGCCGAAGGCGTGGCGCGAGCAGGTGGAGAAGCCCGGCGGGCGCGGGTCGCTGCAGCATCGGTTGGTGGAGCTGCGCCGGGAGATTGAATCGTAGCGTCGGACCTCCGCGTCCGACGGCGTGTAGCCCGGCCGCCCCCGGCCGGGCCGTAGCACCGGCCCGTTGTGACCGACGGCGATTTGTTGAAAACTCTGAATGGAGCCTCAAATGGCAAAGAAGTCGGCCCCGTCGAAGAAACCCGCAAAGGTCGCCGCCAAGCCGGCAAGCCGCGCCGTCAAGCCCGCCAAGGCATCCCCGGCCGGCGTCTCAGCCAAGCGCCTCAGTTGGCTGGACGCCTCCGGCAAGTCTTCGCAGATCGACACCTACGCCAAGAACATGAAGTCATTCATCGACGCCATGGCCGATGGCAAAGTCGATCAGCATGAGGTCGCCGATCAGGAACGCCGCCTGGTCGCGCTCATGAAGAAACTGGAGCCGAAACTCGACGACGCCGCGCACGCCGCCGTCACCGAGCTGCTGTGCGAAATGGCCGTCTACGACCTGATGCAGGTGCTGCACTCGATGTACGCCGCCCGCCCGCAGACCGCGTTCCGCGGGTAGCGCCGCGCCGCCGCTCAGCGCAGCAATGCCAGCGCGTCGGCCACCGTCTCCGCTTGTTCGAAGAAGCGGTTCAGCCGAGTGGTTTCCAGCAGCCCCGCCAGGAAAGGCGGAGCGGCGGCGAGGACGATCCGCTGTTCCTGGACATTCGCCCGCGCCACGAGGTTGATCAGTTCGCTCAGTCCGGTCGAGCTGAGAAACACCAGCCCGCTCAGGTCAAGCACCGCCCGGCCGCCGCGCTGCGTCAGCGCCGCAGCCACAGCGCCGGCCGCGGTCTCGTCGCTGTCCGACACGCCGCCCAGTTCCCCTCGAAAGCGGAAGACGTAGATATCGTTGTGACGCTCGGTGACGATTTCAGCGCTCATGGGTCGTGATCCGCGGCACGGTGCGGTTCGATCTCAAAGTCCACAATAACCGGAAGGTGGTCGCTGGCAACCCGCGCCACGCGCGAGCGGCCCGCGTGCGCCGACAGTCGCTGCAGCGGCCCGCGGCAAAACACGCGGTCCAGCCCGCCGGTCGGAGCGAAGCTCGGGTAGCTGCGAATCGCCCACTTTGATCCGGGGCGGCGCGTCGTGGCACAACTGAAGCCCGCGGGTGCGAGCTGCCTCCGCAACAGCCCGCGCCAGTCATTCGTGTCGCCGGCGACGACGCACGCGTCGGATTCGTCCAGCGCCGCCATGTCCGGGCAGGTCAGCAGCCGTTGTACCTGCGTCCTTCGCAGCCCGGCCAGCAGGCTGAGATGGACGTTGAACACGTCGAGATAGTAGTGCCGACGGGCCGCGTCCGTCAGATGGATGCGCGTGTGCTGCGCCCCGCGGCGTTTTCGTCCGCCGATGGTCAGGTCGATGTTCCGCTGCCGGCCGATCGGAAATCGCGACAGCGTCGCGTTGCCGTAACGCCCCGTTTTCATGACCACGTTCATCCCGACCGCGCGGTAGTGATACTTCAGCTCCCGCCCCAGGTAGGACGCCAGGTCAAGGTGATCCGAGCGCGGATGCCCGCGATCCACCTCCTGCAGCAGGACGATGTCCGCGTCGTGCTCCTCCAGCACGGCCACGATGCGCTCCGGCGCGAACTTGCGATCCACGCCGATCGCCTTGTGAATGTTGTACGTCATCAGCCGGAAACGCATGCAGCGACGATGATAGGAACCGCGGTGCGGAGGGATCAAGGGATTAAGGGATAAAGGGATCAAGGGATCGAGGGATCGAGGGATCGAGGGACCAAGCCCCGCGCACCCTTTATCCCTTGATCCCTTTATCCCTTAATCCCTTGTTCCTATGCAGGCTTGTTCCTTCAATCTCCAGCGTCGCCCTCAGCGCCCGGTAATCCGTCTTACCGGTTCCGAGCACCGGAATCGCGTCCAGCCGCACGACGCGCGTGATGTTGTGCAGGGCCGAGAGCTGGGCCGCGCGGATGTGCGTGTTGGCCGTCTGGCGGTCGATGTCGCGCGTGGTGAACAGCACGATTTCCGGATGTTCTTCGCTGGCGGTGGCGTCGACGGCCAGCACCGGCCCCTCGTCGGATTCGCTCGCGAAGTGTTTTTCGAGCACCGCCTCGATCGCCGGCAGCGAGATCATCTCCCCGCCGAGCTTCACGAAGCGTTTCAGCCGGCCGCGGAACGTCAGGATGCCGCGCTCGTCCTCGCTCACCAGGTCGCCGGTGCGATACCAGTCCTTGCCTTCGCGACGCACAAAAGGCGACGCGACATCCGCGTTCAGATAACCCGAGAAAACGCTCGGCCCGCGCACCAGCAGCAGGCCCGTGCGGCCGGTCGGCACATCCTGCCCGCTGTCCGGATCGACGATCGCGTGCCGAAGCGACGGCAGAATCCGGCCGATCGTGCCAGGTATCGCCAGGTCCTGCGAGTGGGCCGACACGATCGGCGAGCACTCGGTGATCCCATAGCCCTCGATGATGACGGCGCTCGGGCACTTGGCCGCCAGCGCCTCGTACGTCCGCGGCGGGCATTTTTCCGCCCCCGTGACCGCGATGCGCAGCGACCGCAGTGCGTCGTCCGGCGCCGCCCGCACGATGCCGTACAGAAACGTCGGCGTGCCCATCAGCACGGTCGCGCGATACGCGCGGATGAGCTGCGCGATGACCGCCGCCTCGGTCGGGTTACTGTGATACACCGCCCGCAATCCCAGCAGCATCGGGAGAAGCGTCGTCACCACCAGCCCGAACGAGTGAAACGGCGGCAGAAAGCCGATGATGCAGTCGTCCGGCTGCAGGCGGACGAGCGTCACCACGTCGCGCAGGTTGGTCAGGACGTTCCGGTGCGTCAGCGGCACGGCCTTCGGCAGCGCTTCGGAGCCGCTGGTCAGCAGGATCGCCGCAATGTCCGGCGGTGTGGCCCGCTCCAGCTCGCCCCACGACAGCCGCGCCCGCGCCGCCGCGGCCAGCTTCTTTCCGGTCGAAAAACCCGCGGCGATCTTGTCGAGAAACGTGAGCCGCGGCATGATCGGCCCAAGATCGGTTCCCTGCATTTCGATCCGCGCCACAAGCGGCGCGACGGTGATGATGCGCTGGGCGCCGGTCACCTCGAGCGCATGGGCCAGGTTTCGCACGCCGGTCGTCCAGTTCAGCATCACCGGCGTTTTCCCCGCGAAGAGCGTCGCCAGGTAGACGACGTTGGCGGCCGCGGACGCGGGCAACATGATGCCGACGCGCTGGCCCGGCAGCGCCGCAATGTGCGGCCGAAGCAGCAGGATGCCGGTGATCACGTCGCGATAGCTCCGCACGCCGCCGAGCTGATCGGCGATCGCCGCGCGGCCGGCCGAGGCCCGTGCCTGAGCGAGAAAGACCTGCGTGATCGTGTCGCCCGGCGGAATCGCCGGTGGTCGCGTCGCCCGATGGCGCGACCAGCGGCGCGGCACGGGCTTCAGCTCGACCGCGCGTCCGCCGCCGGCCTGCCCGCGGGCCGCCAGCATCACGTCTCCGACGGTTTGCAGCGCCGCCACGTCGGAGACCTGCGAACCGAACTCGCGCGAGAGCCAGAGCAGCAGCTCCGCCCGCGCCAGACTGTCGAGATTCAGGTCGTGCGCCAGGCGGTCGCTGTCGCGGATCGCCGTGGCCCCGGCGGCCTGCTTCAGGTGTTCCAGCACAAGCTGCCGCGTCGTCTCGGGCACCTCCGCCGGCGATCCGTCGATCTGCACTTGCGGCGGATCGGGCAGCTCCCGCGGCCGGCTGCCCTGCCAGAAGTAGTAGGGCACGCGCGTCTGCGGCGGGGCATCCTCGTTGTAAAACCGCTCAATGTACGCATTAAGCGCCGTGCGCCCCTCGCGTCGCGGCAGGTCCGGCGGCTCAAACAGCTCGATCGACACGCGCCGCCGCGGCGTCAGGATCAGGCCGTTGGCCAGCGTGACGCCCACGCCGCGTCGCAGGCTGCGCGTGAAATCGGGCATTCTTCCTGCGCCGCAGCCGAAGCTGCTGCCCCAAAGCCCGCGTGTGCGAATCAGCACGATGCGCAGGTCGGGCAGCTCGCTGAGGATCATCTCGACGGCGCTGTTGCCGCGCAGGTCTTCCAGCCGCGTTCGGTAAATGTGTCCCGACGGATAGAGAAGGATGTTGTTTCCCGTCCGCAGCTCGTCGATGCACCCGCGGACGACCTGCTCGACCGCGCCTTTGGCCGCCGGCCCGTGATCAGCCATGCTCAGAATCGGCCGCACGCCGACGCGCCGCAGCAGCCAGCGGAACCCGGGCGTCTCGGTCTGCTCGCGGTCGGCCAGCGCGTGCGGTGCGAAATCCCGGTGCAGCACGGTCATGATGATGACCGGGTCGATCAGCGCGGGGTGGTTCGGCAGGAACAGAATCGACGAGCGGCCGCGCTGCCGCACCGCGTCAAGGCCGCTGACGCGGATGCGGTAGCGCAGCGAGAGAATCGCGCGGACGCCGCCTCGCAGCAGGGGGTCAATCACGCCGGCCTCCGTCGTCATCGTCGTCGCGCATCCGGCGCGACTCGCGGAGATGATAACTGGTCGTGCTCGACCGCAGGGGGCGTTCAGCGCAGCGATCCCACCCATCCGGGTCGGCATCAACTTAGTGGGTAGTTTTCAGGCGACCCTGGCTAACGGTCGCGTGTTCCAGACGCGCTCCCAGTCGCTGTTGAGGTGGGCGACGCGGAGCGAGAGGACGTTTTGGGATCCGGCCTTGGACCAGCGCATTCCGCAGCGTTTCATCCGCAGGGCGACCACGTGCTTGCAGGCCGCTTCGACCCGGCCCGAGCCGATGTCCAGGCCCATCTCTCGGAAGCGGTCGTAGGCCAGTCGATCGTCCTGGTTCTCGATGTAGGTGATCAGGGCTTGTAACGCCGCCCGCTTGTTCTTGGCGCGCGTGCCGCAGCGCTCGGCCTTCAACTGGTCGAGAATCGCGCGCACCTGCCCGTCCCACAGCAGCGTTTCGATCGATTTCACCCAGCTCGCCGTTTCCGGCGTTTGCTCGCCCCCCAGGGCCCGCCCGCAGGTCCACACGTGCTCCATCGCGTGATACCAGTCCACGATGCAGACCGCCTCTTTCAACAACCCGCCGATGTGCTCCCAGATCCACCGCGCCCCGTCGCCCAGCAGCACCACGCGCCGGGCCCGCTCCAGGCCGCAGCGACAGGCCAATTCCCAGACAAACGACACGAACGCCGCCGCGCCTTCAAACCGCACCCCGTAGCGCACTTCGCGATCCACGCCGGCGGGCTGGCCGGGCTGATCCCAATAGCACGCCACGCACTTGGCTTCGTGCCAGCCGTCCGCCTGGTGCACCTGCACGCCGTCCACGGTCACATAGAACGTCTCCGGCGACGCCTCCGCCGGCGGCGCTTTCCACTCCGCCATGGCCGCGGCCCGCTGCTGCTCCTGCTGCGCCGCCACCCCGCCCACCCGCTCCGTCAGCCGCTCAATCGTCGCTTCGCTCAGCCGCTGACCGGTCAGCGCGTGCAACGTGGACGCGGCGCTGGCAAACGTGTTCTCAATCCCCAAGAGCGCCGCCGCCTTCGCCAGACCGACGCTCTCGGCCCCCGCCCCCAACCCCACCCGCTCGTCGTACGGCAACGCCGACCGGCCGCAAGACCGGCAGCGGTAGTACGCACGCCGAATCCCGATCTGACCCATCTGCGTCGCAATCAGCTTGGGCCGCTGATCCACAAACCGCTGCGCCCCGCCGCACCCGCACACCCGGCTGGTTCCCTCATACCCCAGCTTCTGCCGCCCCAAATGAAGCTCGACCGCTCTTGCCCCGATCCGCCGAACCGCCTCCAGAACCGCCGTTTCCACCTGCGTCAGATCGTCCGACAGAATCGCCCCATCCTCCCCGCAAAACGCCAACACCTGCTCGGCAACGCTGGTAAGATCCACGTTTGGCCCTCCTTGGCCAATGGCTCGCTCAAACCCCACGCCATTGAAACCGAGGCCAGGGCCTTTGTCTTTTGCCCACTAAGTTGATGCCGACCCCAACCCTGCCGTGGACTAGATTTCGCTTGCTGCTGGGTCGCGGCCTCACGATACTGCTGGTCTCAGATCCTGGGTCGAGAACCGCCGCGAATGCCGTTGGGTTCGGGGCTGCCGCGCGAACGGCGACGGCGGCGAGGGCAAGCGATGCAACTCAATGAACCGGGCGAATTGAAGCAGCCTCGGTCCGAACCGCCGCCGGAGGCGAGCGCGGCTACTCCGAGCGAGGCCCCCGGCTCCGAGCTGCCGGAATTCCAGCGGCTAGCCGCGCTGCCGGCGTGGGCGTTGCGAGGCGCGGTGGCGCGGGCGCTGATTCGCGAGTTGATGTACCACTGGCCGCGGCCGTCACCGGCGCCGAGCAAGGCCGAAGGTGAGTTGATCGAGGTCATCCTGCTTTCGGTGCTGCAGACCGGCCGAAACAGGTTCATACTGGGCGATGGACTTCTCCTGCTTTGGGCCCAACGGCTTGCCGCGGCGTTCGGCCGCGACAACGACTTCTTTTCAATGCTGTACGGCGTCGCGAGCTTCCGGGGTCCGGAGCAGTCGCCGAACATCCTGCTCGCGCGACGTATCGAGTCGTTGTTCAAGCTGCGGTCGTTCGGCCGCAGGGGAACGATATGCGTGCGTCACGATTTGAACAGCGCGGAGTCGCTTGATGAGGAGCGCTTCTACAACCAACCGCTGTTTCCCAGCGCTCTCTGGCAGAAGATCTCGCGGGAATTCGAAGCGTGGGTATCTGGGATTTCGGCGATCAATTCGCGCCTGGCGGTCACGCTGGCTGCGCTGCGTTCCGGCGAGGGCGTGCCGTGGGACTCGTTCCGTGAGATCGTTGCCCGATGGGCCGAGGAGAACGGCGCGCCGCTTCCGGATGCTGAGTCCGGCACATCAAGCTCATCCGCAGCGCGCGGTGGAGGAACATTCGCGACCGTCCCTCCTTACACCGTCCACCCCTCCT
Coding sequences within it:
- the aas gene encoding Bifunctional protein Aas; this translates as MIDPLLRGGVRAILSLRYRIRVSGLDAVRQRGRSSILFLPNHPALIDPVIIMTVLHRDFAPHALADREQTETPGFRWLLRRVGVRPILSMADHGPAAKGAVEQVVRGCIDELRTGNNILLYPSGHIYRTRLEDLRGNSAVEMILSELPDLRIVLIRTRGLWGSSFGCGAGRMPDFTRSLRRGVGVTLANGLILTPRRRVSIELFEPPDLPRREGRTALNAYIERFYNEDAPPQTRVPYYFWQGSRPRELPDPPQVQIDGSPAEVPETTRQLVLEHLKQAAGATAIRDSDRLAHDLNLDSLARAELLLWLSREFGSQVSDVAALQTVGDVMLAARGQAGGGRAVELKPVPRRWSRHRATRPPAIPPGDTITQVFLAQARASAGRAAIADQLGGVRSYRDVITGILLLRPHIAALPGQRVGIMLPASAAANVVYLATLFAGKTPVMLNWTTGVRNLAHALEVTGAQRIITVAPLVARIEMQGTDLGPIMPRLTFLDKIAAGFSTGKKLAAAARARLSWGELERATPPDIAAILLTSGSEALPKAVPLTHRNVLTNLRDVVTLVRLQPDDCIIGFLPPFHSFGLVVTTLLPMLLGLRAVYHSNPTEAAVIAQLIRAYRATVLMGTPTFLYGIVRAAPDDALRSLRIAVTGAEKCPPRTYEALAAKCPSAVIIEGYGITECSPIVSAHSQDLAIPGTIGRILPSLRHAIVDPDSGQDVPTGRTGLLLVRGPSVFSGYLNADVASPFVRREGKDWYRTGDLVSEDERGILTFRGRLKRFVKLGGEMISLPAIEAVLEKHFASESDEGPVLAVDATASEEHPEIVLFTTRDIDRQTANTHIRAAQLSALHNITRVVRLDAIPVLGTGKTDYRALRATLEIEGTSLHRNKGLRDKGIKG
- the ftsH1 gene encoding ATP-dependent zinc metalloprotease FtsH 1, whose amino-acid sequence is MDAESPAARSTMSLPAWYPGWAASLGEAYFAGTSCVFLLHGNVHDLTPREPAAAERYSSLPDFLASQVFGKWDIVLSYDLGRGLKPMPGGDPARLQEMVKYLTARVGDLNAVPRDPENVLLLLDRLLERNLLEDDAAKRKSIAIVLPYAQYLVPAGDVGGMARGQGANLVRLLSWAQNPYLKRLNVAFVLIAERLPELNDRLVQNPHVTTVEVPMPDRTARLAFVQSASAGAKLEDIAEFTGEQLADVSNGLSLVSLNILLSQARQSGRKLDATRFKQLKKAMIERQCQGLIEFIEPPHKLDLLVGQEAAKKRLADDAALILKGRLDTAPMGYLFCGPVGTGKTFLAECYAGSIGIPCVKLLNFRSKYVGESEANLQQVLGVLRSLGPVVVIIDEADAALGDRSSGGDSGTSSRIFSMIASQMGDTRYRGKIIWMLLTSRPDLLPIDLKRQGRAEVHIPLFYPQDAAELKAMVLAMAKKNKVKLAADAVDVLKPQQNLSGSDIESVVLAANRLGLAAGREEVTRADIEAAFGEFVPSAQGLEKQLQEIAAVLECTQLSFLPKAWREQVEKPGGRGSLQHRLVELRREIES
- a CDS encoding PspA/IM30 family protein, producing MIFGKMWRALQAQLNKLANLFWTADPIAQMQYEYDLAVEQMKTGREGLEQYRGLVERVTAQVIRDKQHVASLEAKIKAYLQAGERETAARFALELQKAKQELADNEAQLKMHEEAYNNNLTKIKHASGKLAKVRQNIAKYDAELKMSRAEAEMAKVAGTLNVDVTTDFGQIEQVIQDQISKNRGKARVAADLSSDGVIDVKREQAAEAALADVALRDFEVQMGLVTPDTAKVSAAAKELGPAEKAKETA
- a CDS encoding STAS domain protein, producing the protein MSAEIVTERHNDIYVFRFRGELGGVSDSDETAAGAVAAALTQRGGRAVLDLSGLVFLSSTGLSELINLVARANVQEQRIVLAAAPPFLAGLLETTRLNRFFEQAETVADALALLR
- a CDS encoding Endonuclease/Exonuclease/phosphatase family protein, which translates into the protein MRFRLMTYNIHKAIGVDRKFAPERIVAVLEEHDADIVLLQEVDRGHPRSDHLDLASYLGRELKYHYRAVGMNVVMKTGRYGNATLSRFPIGRQRNIDLTIGGRKRRGAQHTRIHLTDAARRHYYLDVFNVHLSLLAGLRRTQVQRLLTCPDMAALDESDACVVAGDTNDWRGLLRRQLAPAGFSCATTRRPGSKWAIRSYPSFAPTGGLDRVFCRGPLQRLSAHAGRSRVARVASDHLPVIVDFEIEPHRAADHDP